GAGTCCGGCATGGTGCACGCCACGACCAAGGAGCGGCTCGTGGCGTCGACGGCCAGCCCGAAGTCCCCGTTGCCGTAGCAGCTGTACAGCGGGGGTTTGCGGTAGGAGCCGTACGGTGCCCCGGCGGTCGGCCCGCACGGCCCTGCCGGTGAGTTGCACCCCATGACGTTGTACGCGTTGGCCCAATTGCGGTTGTAGTCCGACGGCGAGTTGAACCACAGCACCCACACGCCGTCGTCGGCTCCCCAGCCCGAGCGCTTGACCATGCGCGGGTTGAAGCAGCCTGCGCTCACGCACTCCTGCTGCCAGCTGAGACCCGAGTAGGGGTCCGTCGAGTCCGGGGGGAACAGCAGCCGCGGCGGCGACCACGGCCCGTCGGGACTGGGCGCGGTGGACACCCCGAATCCGCACCAGGGCGCCCGGGCGTCCAGCCAACGGAAGCCGCAGCCGTACTCGGTGCCGTAGAGGTAGTAGGTCGAGCCGTCCTTGAGCACCATGCCGTCGTGGAGGTCGATCGACTTGATCGTCACCGGCATCGGCACCACCGCCCGTGCGTCGGGGGCCGGGAGCACGGCCGAGAGCGCAGCGAGGAATGCCACCAGCCAGACCTGGAACCGCATGAGGAATCGTCTTTGCGCGGATGCTGTGGTCATCTGACCATTGAATGGAGGCCACTCGGAGAGGCGTGCCGATTAGGCCGGTGACGGGCGTGTCCGCTCAGCCTGGGGGCCTAGGCCGGGACGCCCACTCGGACCGGGGCGGCCCGGCGCTCCAGGGCGGCGGAGAGCACGGCCAGCAGCAGGGCCGAGCCGGTGAGCGCGGCACCGACCAGGTTCGGCGCGGTGTAGCCGTAGCCGGCCGTGATGACCACGCCGCCGAGCCAGGCGGCGAGGGCGTTGCCGAGGTTGAAGGCGCCGATGTTGACGGCTGAGGCCAGGGTCGGGGCCTGGGCGGTCTGGTCCAGCACCCGCTTCTGCAGCGGGGGGACGGTGGCGAAGCCGAAGGCGCCGAGCAGGGGCACGGTCACGATGGCCGCGAGCTGGTTGTGCGCGGTGAAGGTGAACGCCAGCAGGGTGAGGCTGAGCAGCCCGAGCGAGAGGTACAGCAGCGGCATCAGGGCCCGGTCCGCGAACCGGCCGCCGACCAGGTTGCCGATCACCATGCCGAGGCCGAACAGGACCAGCAGCCAGGTGACCGAGGAGTCGGAGAAGCCCGCCGGGCCGGTCATCATCGGGGCGATGTAGGTGATGGCGGCGAACACGCCGCCGAAGCCGAGCACGGTCATCGCCATCGCCAGGCCGACCTGGACGTTGCGGAACGCGGACAGCTCCTGCCGGAGCCGGGCGGCCACCCGGGGGCGCGGCAGCTCGGGGACGAGCAGGGCGATCGCGGCCACCCCGGCCACGCCGACGGCCGCGACCAGGGCGAAGGTGACCCGCCAGCCGAGCTGCTGGCCGATCAGGGTGCCGAGCGGGACACCGACCACGTTGGCCACGGTGAGGCCGGTGAACATGGTGGCGATCGCCCCGGCCTTGCGGTCGGGGGCGACCAGCTCGGCGGCGATCACCGCGCCGATGCCGAAGAAGGCGCCGTGCGCGAGCGAGGTCACCACCCGTCCGGCCAGCAGCAGTTCGAAGCCGGGCGTGACGGCGGAGAGCAGGTTGCCGAGCACGAACACGCCCATCAGCAGCATCAGCATCCGCTTGCGCGGGATCCGGGTGCCGACCGCGGTGAGCAGCGGGGCACCGACCACCACGCCGAGCGCGTAGCCGGTGACCAGGATGCCGGCGGTCGGGACGGAGACGTCGAAGTCGGTGGCGATCAGCGGGAGCAGCCCGGTGATCACGAACTCGGTGGTGCCGATGCCGAAGGCACCGATGGCGAGCGCCAGCAGGGCCGGCAGGCTGCTGCGCGAGGTCTTCGCGGTGGTTGCGGGAGCTGATTGCATGCTTCGACAATAAATGCACACGCTGGATACTTGCAAACGCGGGATATCTCGCGGAGTCGCTATCCTGGACCCCGAGAGGCAGGAGGCCCCAGTGGTGCAGAGCGGTGAGCAGACGGTGCGACGCGGACTCGCGCAGGGCTGGGGGGCGCTCGCGGCGCTGTACGGACGGATCGACGCCCGGCTGGAGCGCGAGCTGCAGGCGGCGCACGGGCTGAGCGTGCGCGAGTACACGCTGCTGGACGTGCTGAGCCGTCAGCACCCGGGCGAGGGTGGCCACTTGAGGATGGGTGAGGTCGCCGAGGCGGTGGTGCTCAGTCAGAGCGCGACCACCCGGCTGGTCTCCCGGCTGGAGGACCGCGGCCTGCTGGCCCGCTATCTGTGCCCGACCGACCGCCGGGGCATCTACACCGACGTCTCCCCGGCCGGTCTCGAACTGCTCGAACAGGCCCGCCCCACCAACGGCGCCGCGCTCGACGCGGTGCTCACCGAGGCGGCGGAGCGGCCGGAACTCGCCCCGCTGGTCGCGGTGGTCCGGGGTCGGTAGCGCAGCGGTCCGGTCGGGCTTGGGCCGGTTCGTTCGCGCACCTCGGCGGTGGTGTCTGA
This genomic interval from Kitasatospora gansuensis contains the following:
- a CDS encoding MarR family winged helix-turn-helix transcriptional regulator — encoded protein: MQSGEQTVRRGLAQGWGALAALYGRIDARLERELQAAHGLSVREYTLLDVLSRQHPGEGGHLRMGEVAEAVVLSQSATTRLVSRLEDRGLLARYLCPTDRRGIYTDVSPAGLELLEQARPTNGAALDAVLTEAAERPELAPLVAVVRGR
- a CDS encoding MFS transporter — encoded protein: MQSAPATTAKTSRSSLPALLALAIGAFGIGTTEFVITGLLPLIATDFDVSVPTAGILVTGYALGVVVGAPLLTAVGTRIPRKRMLMLLMGVFVLGNLLSAVTPGFELLLAGRVVTSLAHGAFFGIGAVIAAELVAPDRKAGAIATMFTGLTVANVVGVPLGTLIGQQLGWRVTFALVAAVGVAGVAAIALLVPELPRPRVAARLRQELSAFRNVQVGLAMAMTVLGFGGVFAAITYIAPMMTGPAGFSDSSVTWLLVLFGLGMVIGNLVGGRFADRALMPLLYLSLGLLSLTLLAFTFTAHNQLAAIVTVPLLGAFGFATVPPLQKRVLDQTAQAPTLASAVNIGAFNLGNALAAWLGGVVITAGYGYTAPNLVGAALTGSALLLAVLSAALERRAAPVRVGVPA